Sequence from the Leishmania donovani BPK282A1 complete genome, chromosome 16 genome:
CCTCGGCTGCTTTGCCGTGGCCTCCGCGTCTTCCCCATCGTCCTCGCTGGGTGAGTCGTCCAGCGTGAAACGCGGTCGCTTCCAGCCGGCCACGGTGGCCTTTGCCTGCGATATCTCGAGCGCCTCGCGGTCCTTCTCCAAGTCGGCGTATTTCCGCGCCACGGACTTGGCCGacacgccgctgcccatcacGTTGCCGGCATTGCGGCCTCGGTTGACGTTGGGGATAGCGCGGCtacggtgcagctgcgcgtacGTCTCTCGCTCcgaggcggtgaaggcgcCGCCCTTTTTCTGgacgctgctgaagaagagaatgcttcctccctccgtggcggagctgcctGAGCGAACGACAGTGGCGCCGTGTTGGGCCGGCTGCGCCTGAACAGCTTCGTGCGGCGTAACATACGAGGATAGCTTCGTACGAGGCGCGTCCTCCATCAAGGACGTCGGCCCGCTCTTCGACCAAGTGGCATTGAAGGGGCGacgctctccgcctccgaTGCGTTGTGGTGCGCGCCCGTCCTGTTCGTTGTGAATGCGTGGGATCTGTCCACGGCCACGCCCCTCCACTGTCCCACCTCGATGCGGGTACGAAGCGTTGAATGAGGTAGTGCTACCGTTGCAGCTGGTGTTGCcatgcggccgctgctggtgttggTGGCTGTGCGTAGAGGACGCGTAAGGGCTGGATCGCGCGCTGGGGGCCACATGGCCGCAGGAGTTCAGCGCACCGGGTCGCTTGTCTGACATGTGGgcttgctctctctgtctccgatgcgccctctgctgcgtgtgtgccggtgtgcgtgcgagaCCCCATCCCTCAAACAGAAATAAGAAAACGACGGAgcgaaaggagaaggcgtgGACCAGCAAGATGTTGGAGGGGCCGTATCATGATACCCCCTGCGAGGAAGCAACCGTCATAGTTGCAGACGGACAGGCGCACCCGAGTGCGCATGCGCCCATGCACATAAGAAGACGAAGGTGGAAGATTTATTTTCTGATTTGCCccgtgctgcgtcgcgcccATCTAGCTGCCATGGCGGCATGGCTCCAGCGCcactcgcccccccccacacacacagagggcctgtcacaggcccccccGCCTCGTGTAATGGCAGCCCTGGGCACACACGCTACAGCAATGCAGCGACCCTCTCATccgagagcacggcctctgcctcgagcTCTGCCGGCCCACCACCCGCTCCGCAGGTCGCCGCGCAGACGCtcccccatcatgccggtcgctACCTCgtgcatccccctcggcgtggcgcagccccacccccccctccacacacacacaccagcagtAGGCAGTGTGAcggccgggtgggatacgctcgaggCGCATGGCGGACTTGCACACCACATACAAATGGCACAAACGTGCTCACACTGTCGCCGGTCGCCGCGACGCACAACGCCACCCGCGACcggacagcggcagcgacaccgcgcacgggcctccccctcccccctccccgtacGCCGTCCGTGAACAACGGTTCGCCGCTATGCGAGttggctgccgcagcagtaGGTGCTAAAAAGCGAGGAATGGTGTCGGTCCCCTCTCCGGTGTGGCTGCTACCCCTCCACAAGGGCCATTAGAGGCGCTCAAGAGGCGCCCAGTACCGCTATCTGCCCACGCAtgtcgccccctcctctgccgttTTCCTCTCGCCTGCCCCTGAATCGTCGGACAACGTCCCGGACCGACTGGAAGAGCATTCTAGTGGCAGGATGCGCggccacccacccaccgtTAGTGGCCTGCTACAACAGCAGAGGTAGACCAGAGCCCGGCTGAGGACGGGATGGGATTGGTGACCTCGACGAAGGCGCCGTTCTCCAAGTCGCACCGAAGCACCTCGCCACTCGAGGCGCGCATGAGATATGGCCCTCACTCCGACTGACGGATGCACCGCGAGACTGCCGAGGAAGTGCCTGTTCGCTCTTCACAACACGCAGAGGcgagagcggaggagagatCATGGCGATTGGCAGAGGTGTATGGTGATGCGCCATACCGGTtggaaggggaggggtcCCCGCGTGTGCAGTGGCTGCGAGCAGGTCAACAAGAGTGGAAGCCCTGGAGCGACTGTCGCGTGGCGCTTACATGGTCAATATGACGAATGTGCATGAGTTCCAGAGATGTGTGTCACTGCCACGGCAAGCGGTGCCGGTGTCTCTGCACACACGTTCGTCTCTCGGATAAGTGTACATGTAGAGCATGTGGAAAGTGGAGAAGATGGGACGGAACGGGAGagacggcgccagcgctgccgtgatGGAGATGAGCGGCAGTGACCCGCAGCaagaagaggcagagaagcacGGATGCACGCCTAGCTATTCGGCACATGAAAGTGCCGACGGCGACCCTGCAGATTGCCGatgcatgcacgcgcgcgcgtatcAGCTGCGAAGCGGAAAGCACGTGATGCGCAGTGGTAGCGGTGAGAAGCAAGCGTAGGGGTGTGAGATCGAGCACATGGATCCTCACTgacgcacatgcgcatcCTTGCTCCAActccctcccgctctctctctctgcgccgGTCGCCGCTCACGGAAAATCAACAGAAGAATAGCGCAGCCCTTTCATGCTTTAGCTTGTGTTAATGAACAGATGGAAGAGCAGGTGGGCGGTGTAGAGCACGACGCGCGCAGGCTCGTGGTAGGGAGCATGGGAATCGCATCAACGACTTCCAGGCGCCTAGCGGCTTGCCCCCCCGTCTGCTTAATactgcgtctgtgtgtgtgtgtgtgtgtgtgtgtacgtcgCTCCCCATCGCCCTCCCTTACGCACTCCGATCGCGCACGCCGCATTAACGCGTGCGAATGCGAATGTGCGAGTGCAGGTGCTCGATAGACCGCAGCAGGAATTCCTTGcactcccaccaccaccaggcATAAACAGAGACCccacgcagcgcgtcgctTCCCTCCAGCAGCCCTCACACTTCTCGTCCTTCGCCCACCCCGAGCCGTCACGACAGACGCCAGCCTGCTATGGTGGCAATGGAAGCACCAGAAGACGTATCTCGCCTGGCTGCGCCTTCGGCCGTCGGGGCGCGACCGGCAGGAGATAGTGTGACGAGTGCAACCTTGTCGCTCTTATCTGTCGCACCGCCACCCTTGGCGttttcgccgtcgccgtccgcATCACTTTCGAGGTCGTGCAGGAGTGCCTTCATGTCGTCTATGGTGACAGACGGCGGTGGTAGAGAAGCTGCAGGCACACTTGGCTCCACCGCTGGTGTGGCTGTGCTCGCTCTCGCcggctgtcgctgtcgtGGTTTACGgtgcgcgccggctgcgggcgaggaggagcccCGTTCCTGTTGCATGAGGTGCacctgccgctcctgctccagcCAGTACTGCGTGAACAAGAACTGCAGCACCAAGCCGCAGACCCACCGCAACTccgacgccagcggcagtgcTCCGTGTGCCACACGCTGACGaacctccaccgcctcctcagGGAAGCCGATCTCGCTCGCGCGCTTGCGATAcgtgtcggcggcgccgctcgcaAAGGAGCCGGTCATGACGTGCACTACGCGCGAAATGGCGGCGCCGTAGCACATGCGCAGTGGTCCATCTTTCAgcacttcctcctcgtcttgcAGCATCGCATCCAACAGCATCTCCGTCGACTCCACGTAGGCCGGCAACTCGCGCTCCTTGCGTGCACGCTGGCGCCACACATGGATGGTCTCCAACGCACTCCGCTTCGCAGCCGCTGTGGCGTTCATGTCAAACAGCACGCGCTTCACCTCCGCCCACTCACCCCAGTCCGCGCCAAAAACGGTGGAGAAGATGGCAGGAGTGGTTcgagccgcggcggtggtgatgtcCGTGGTGCAGTCGCTAAGAGTGGTTGCTGTGGTAGCCCGCTCTGCGGGCGGCACGTCGTCTTTGCGCTTCTTGGGAGCATCGAGGTCGCCAAGCTCTTCGAGCCCACGGCGGATGCGGTGCCCACGGAACCGCCGCTCTGCCAACgcctggcggcgctgcgcctcgtccaCATGAGATCGAGGCATGACCACTGTGGAGGCAGGGAAGGCAAGGGAGGAGAGTCCGTGAGAAAGCCAGggcgtttgcgtgtgcgctggcaAGACAAAGTCCAGCAGGCGGGTCCGAGTCTACACGTGTGTCGAGTAGCCGAGGCAGAATGCGGTCCCACTTGATGGCTGTGGGATGAGTCAGGGttgagtgagagagagaggcagtaGGTTCGGCAAGTAAAGACGCAAACTGCTGGAACACGTCGCCCATACTTGGCTGTGCCccgcctcttcttcgctgccCTTGTTCGTTAtccttcttcgccgctgtgccgcgcgCTCCTCGTAATACGGCAGCACAGATACACGCGGAGATGGGCACAGTGAGCAACGCCAGTGGTGCGGCACAGATAGAACACACGGACAGccaggcacgcacgccctcccctccttaGCTCTCACGCGTGTGAGAGAGTACGCAGAAtgtgcggtggtggcagtgaGCCCTCCCTCCGCTTGAGATTTTTGGTGTCACCGACGCCTCGGGGCACGCAACGACACAGTGCACCGCGGACGTGTTACTTGGTGCGACtgtgtgcacacacaggcacaaagggagagagaggtggagagaagagacGGACAGACAAGAGTGGTGTCTACTGCAGCGCGACAAGGCATTCCTCTTGCGCAAAACAAATGAGGTCCCTCCGAAGTCTGCGTTCGggatgcgcgcacgcgcgtgatACTTGCGCGCACCTCCATCACCTCCATCCATGCAGGATTAACAAGCAGCGGGGGAGCtgtgaggaggcggaggccgcccAAAACCAGGGCGGCAATAACATGGAATGAGAACGCCACAGAAGCGGCCGAAGCATGCAGACCACTAGATGCCGCTGCAAGCCCCAatcgcttctctctcccgaCCAAGAAAAGGGAGGCCTTTGGCGAATCACAAAGAGCGCAACGGAAACAACAGAATACGTGCAGGTGACTGTGCGCAAGAGCCATCATCCTACCCCGCCTTTAGACGGTGCTGGCAGCAACACACTCAGTCGCGCtctgcgaggaggcggcaccgGCCACGGATTTGACGGCAGCAAGAGGCTCTCGTTCACCAACACGGGAGAGAATTTTCGCCAACTTCGATCGAGAGAAACGCGCGACACCCACAAGCACAAACATACTAACCTCCGCCAAATCAATTAGCGAAAACGAAGCACTGCccgtgctgcgtcgcgcccATCTAGCTGCCATGGCGGCATGGCTCCAGCGCCACTCGgccccccccacacacacacacaccagcagtAGGCAGTGTGGcggccgggtgggatacgctcgaggCGCATGGCGGACTTGCACACCACATACAAATGGCACAAACGTGCTCACACTGTCGCCGGTCGCCGCGACGCACAACGCCACCCGCGACcggacagcggcagcgacacagCGCACgggcctccccctcccccctccccgtacgccgtcgccacttcACCCTGTCACCAAGAGAAGCGTTTCGGCACTGGCAGGGATataggaggggggaggggctggcCTCTCCGCACACAGAGCGGGTGTGCTGAGCACTGTGATATCGCGCCCTTAGACACTCCCCCCCCTCGTCATCATCGTGGGGGTGGAGAAAGGTCAAACAGACGAAGATCCACATCGAAGCAGTGAGCCGACACACcgtccagctgcgccgggaGTGCCATCACAAGGCTCCGCCATGCCCACTCAACGTGGATGGCACATCTGCCGTCAGTGTGGACTCACAGGACAGCGCGCGGTTGCAGCTATCAAAGACGCCGAAGATAACTGCGTTAGAAGGGAAGGAACGGGCGGCCGTGAGGGTCCAGCCTCGATAGAGGGCGCGCAGGCCTTCCTTCTGATACACGCGCGTCATCGCCCCCCAGAGGCTCAGCTTTTCGTACGCAGGGTCTACTTGGATGCGAGTCTTGACCAGGTCAGAGGGGTAGAAGGCTGTCCAGAaggcaacgccgctgcaacCACCAGCGATCATCAGCTTCCACAGCGGCAGGCTCTGCGTCGGCACGCCCTCTGGTGTCATCCAGCTCTTCAGCGTGTCGTACGTGCCGCACCACGCCACCGAGCCGGGCACCTCGCGGCAGAGCATGGCAAATCCGCCCTTGTATAGCCCTTTGAAGCCGTGCTCACGAACAACCTGCTGGGCACAGTCTAGCGAGCCGCGGTACCGTCGCTGGCCCTTGGAATCATCGGCCTGCAGGCGGCACTTCACCAATTCGAACGGTGTCAAGCACAACgtcgctgccacgccgctgccgcacccgccCAGTAGAATCTGCGGTAGAGTGGGCCGATCACCCGCACCGATCAAGCGCAGCGTCCACTTGTACGTCGCGAGCACCCACGCGTGCTCGAAGCCGGAGGCGAAAAGGCGTGCCGTGACGCCGCGGTAGAAACCTATGACACCATCTTGTCGAAACAGCTTAGTGACGCAGTCCGTGTAGCCAGTGTACCGTGTGCCCCCGTAAGTCTGCAGGAGCACCTTGATGGTGTCGAATGGGTGCTCGATCAGCACCCCTGCACACCCGCCAGCAGTGCCGGCAACGAAATCGTTCCACAGACCCATCGCCCAGCacccctcaccccacccccccccgagCAAAGAAACCCGAGCCAGTCCACGGTCCAGCGACGGCtaaaggagaagcggcacCAGAGGCGGTATCGAAAACATCCAGCGAGTGCTCTGGGGAGTGCCGCAAGGGATGCGTAGAGTGTCTGCAGCAAGCTATGTATACAGCCGTGCTTGCAACAGCCACATCAACGTCGACAAGAGCAGAtgagcacgcacgcagacaagAAGACACGCGCTGGCTGCCACGATGagcacgacagcggcgccactggAGTCCCTCCGCAGCAATTCTCCGCACGCAAGCCAAGTCTACGTGGGCGCCAAGacagaaagagggaagggtaGAGCGGTGCTCGGCATCCGCCACGCTGAAGGAGGCCCAGCAAAACAGCAAGAGGAGAGGCGTGCGAGCGTCGCAGCGAAGCGCCGCTGTGTCGCACAATCACAAGCGCGTGAGACGGACGGGCTTCCGCGCCAATGAGAGAGAAGGGTACCGTCAGGGATCGTGCAcccgtgtgtatgtgtgtgcgtctcacTGTTCCACGCGCGCAGGTCGCGCCGgcatgctgcagcgtcggTGTCTGTGtccatgcgcgcgcgtgcgtgcagaggaagagggaaggaatGGCGGCGTTGCATTGAGACCAAAATTATAAGATAGACAGCACACTAAGCGAGAAGCGGTGTAGATAAAATGACGGGGGGGGCAGCTGGCCCTGTGAGATGAGGGGCACTCACAGCGCaggcagcgcacacgcacgtgcctACCACAAACACTTACTTGACGCATCACTTTAGTTGTCTGTCATCGAGCACGCCGGAAGCGCTCCACGCTGTTGCGCTAAGCGCAGAGACCCACACCACGGACTGGAGACCTCCCATCACGGCGCGTCGGAGAAAAAGGGGCGGGGCCGTGTTGTTCTTCGCTTCCCTCTcgtttttcttgtttttgtCTTTTTATTGGCTTTTTTGCCAGTTCAACAAGAAGACGGTAAGACATGCGtgcgcccccacccctcccctcacaTGGAAGAAAGTGAATTCGTGAGGTGAGCGCGCATGAGCGAGGTGGTActcgctgcgcgcgctcagCGAGATGAGCGCCGTACATGCACGAGTAGGCGAAGTGGTCGTATCCATGTGCATTGCGTGTCGCGACGCTCTAGGAGACAGCACTGTccaaagaaagaaaaagtcccagcacgtacacacacgcagccgaGGGCTGGTGGGCG
This genomic interval carries:
- a CDS encoding mitochondrial ornithine carrier protein-like protein; this encodes MGLWNDFVAGTAGGCAGVLIEHPFDTIKVLLQTYGGTRYTGYTDCVTKLFRQDGVIGFYRGVTARLFASGFEHAWVLATYKWTLRLIGAGDRPTLPQILLGGCGSGVAATLCLTPFELVKCRLQADDSKGQRRYRGSLDCAQQVVREHGFKGLYKGGFAMLCREVPGSVAWCGTYDTLKSWMTPEGVPTQSLPLWKLMIAGGCSGVAFWTAFYPSDLVKTRIQVDPAYEKLSLWGAMTRVYQKEGLRALYRGWTLTAARSFPSNAVIFGVFDSCNRALSCESTLTADVPSTLSGHGGAL